The Mycolicibacterium boenickei genome has a segment encoding these proteins:
- a CDS encoding SDR family oxidoreductase, with protein MDSDGRSGGRPTGVPGSGADSSAGSQTGLSGDAAPAPKVVLVTGACRFLGGYLTARLAQNPSIEHVIAVDAVVPSKDLMRRMGRAEFVRADIRNPFIAKVIRNGNVDTVVHAAAASYAPRSGGRATLKELNVMGAIQLFAACQKAPSVRRVVLKSTSEVYGSSSRDPVMFSEESSARRPPGDGFARDSIDIEGYARGLARRRPDIDLTILRLANMIGPAMDTALSRYLAGPVVPSVVGHDARLQLLHEQDALGVLERATMAGKAGTFNVGAAGIIMMSQAIRRSGRVRLPVPRGALSAINSLSRATSYTELDRDQMNYLSYGRVMDTTRMHRDLGYSPKWTTAEAFDDYVRGRGLTPILDPRWVRSMESRAMGVAQRLGY; from the coding sequence ATGGATTCTGATGGTCGTTCGGGGGGACGCCCGACGGGAGTCCCCGGGTCTGGCGCGGATTCTTCAGCGGGATCGCAGACAGGACTGTCGGGAGATGCGGCGCCCGCTCCGAAAGTGGTTCTGGTCACGGGTGCGTGCCGGTTCCTCGGTGGTTATCTGACCGCCAGGCTGGCGCAGAACCCGTCGATCGAGCATGTCATCGCCGTGGATGCGGTGGTGCCGAGCAAGGACCTCATGCGTCGGATGGGGCGGGCGGAGTTCGTCCGCGCCGACATCCGCAACCCGTTTATCGCCAAGGTGATCCGAAACGGGAACGTGGACACCGTCGTGCATGCCGCGGCGGCGTCCTACGCACCGCGGTCCGGGGGCCGGGCCACGTTGAAGGAACTCAACGTGATGGGCGCGATCCAACTGTTCGCCGCCTGCCAGAAGGCGCCGTCGGTCCGTCGGGTGGTGCTCAAGTCGACCTCAGAGGTGTACGGCTCGAGCTCCCGTGATCCGGTGATGTTCAGCGAGGAGAGCAGCGCCAGGCGTCCACCGGGCGACGGGTTCGCCCGCGACAGCATCGACATCGAGGGCTACGCGCGTGGCCTGGCCCGGCGGCGTCCGGACATCGACCTGACCATCCTCCGGCTGGCCAACATGATCGGGCCTGCGATGGATACCGCCCTGTCGCGGTATCTGGCCGGGCCGGTGGTTCCGTCGGTGGTCGGGCACGACGCCCGGCTGCAGTTGTTGCACGAACAGGACGCCCTCGGCGTCCTCGAGCGCGCGACCATGGCAGGCAAGGCGGGCACTTTCAACGTCGGCGCCGCGGGCATCATCATGATGAGTCAAGCAATTCGGCGGTCCGGACGTGTCCGGCTTCCGGTCCCGCGCGGGGCGCTGTCGGCGATCAATTCCCTCAGTCGCGCAACGAGTTACACCGAACTCGACCGGGACCAGATGAACTACCTGAGCTACGGCAGGGTCATGGACACTACGCGAATGCACAGGGATCTGGGCTACAGTCCCAAGTGGACGACCGCCGAAGCATTCGACGATTACGTCCGCGGTCGTGGATTGACTCCGATACTCGATCCACGATGGGTACGCTCAATGGAGAGTCGCGCCATGGGGGTGGCGCAGCGTTTGGGATATTAG
- the hemC gene encoding hydroxymethylbilane synthase, with amino-acid sequence MVETRDTVIRIGTRGSLLATTQAGTIRDALLAAGHACELVIISTEGDRNQGPIAEIGVGVFTAALREAIHDGRVDMAVHSYKDLPTARDDRFVIAAVPPREDPRDALVARDGLVLGELPAGSVIGTSSARRAAQLRALGLGLEIRPLRGNLDTRLNRVTSGDLDAIVVARAGLARIGRLDRVTESLEPVQMLPAPAQGALAVECRSGDTELISVLSELDDADTRAAVTAERILLAELEAGCSAPVGAIAEVVESIDEDGNVFEELSLRGCVATLDGSDVIRASGIGTPDRAADLGVSVAAELFELGARELLVERGSEE; translated from the coding sequence TTGGTAGAAACGCGCGATACGGTAATCCGGATCGGCACCCGGGGTAGCCTGCTGGCGACCACGCAGGCCGGCACCATCAGGGACGCTTTGTTGGCCGCGGGCCACGCCTGCGAGTTGGTGATCATCTCGACCGAAGGTGACCGCAACCAGGGCCCCATCGCCGAGATCGGCGTCGGGGTCTTCACCGCGGCGCTGCGGGAGGCGATCCACGACGGCCGCGTGGACATGGCCGTGCACTCGTACAAAGATTTGCCCACCGCGCGCGACGACCGGTTCGTGATCGCCGCCGTCCCGCCCCGTGAGGACCCTCGTGACGCGCTGGTGGCGCGTGACGGGCTGGTGCTCGGTGAGTTGCCGGCGGGGTCCGTTATCGGCACGTCGAGTGCGCGACGGGCCGCGCAGCTTAGAGCACTGGGTCTCGGTTTGGAAATCCGCCCCCTACGAGGCAACCTAGATACCAGGTTGAACAGGGTTACGAGCGGTGATCTCGACGCCATCGTGGTCGCCCGCGCGGGTCTCGCCCGTATCGGACGGCTCGATCGGGTCACCGAGTCGCTCGAGCCGGTGCAGATGTTGCCAGCTCCGGCTCAGGGTGCGCTCGCGGTGGAATGCCGCTCCGGCGACACCGAGCTGATTTCGGTGCTGTCGGAGTTGGATGACGCCGATACGCGCGCCGCGGTCACCGCCGAACGGATCCTGCTCGCCGAACTGGAGGCGGGCTGTTCCGCACCGGTAGGCGCGATCGCAGAAGTGGTCGAGTCGATCGATGAGGACGGCAATGTCTTCGAGGAGCTGTCGTTGCGCGGCTGCGTAGCGACGCTGGACGGATCCGACGTGATCCGTGCGTCCGGCATCGGAACTCCCGATCGGGCCGCCGACTTGGGTGTCTCGGTGGCCGCGGAGCTTTTCGAGCTGGGTGCACGCGAGCTGTTGGTAGAGCGCGGGAGTGAAGAATGA
- a CDS encoding sugar phosphate isomerase/epimerase family protein, with protein MRPAIKIGLSTASVYPLRTEAAFEHAARLGYDGVELMVWAESVSQSVEAVAALSARYGVPVLSVHAPCLLISQRVWGANPIPKLERSVRAAEQLGAQTVVVHPPFRWQRRYAEGFTEQVAQLEADSEVMVAVENMFPFRADRFFGAGGTSIERMRKRGGGPGPGISAFAPSYDPLDGNHAHYTLDLSHTATAGTDALDMARRMGDGLVHLHLCDGKGASTDEHLVPGRGTQPTAEVCQMLAASDFSGHVVLEVTTSAAKSAAEREALLTESLQFARKHLLR; from the coding sequence GTGCGCCCAGCCATCAAGATCGGCCTGTCCACCGCTTCGGTCTATCCGCTGAGGACTGAGGCCGCGTTCGAGCACGCCGCCCGCCTCGGCTACGACGGCGTCGAGCTGATGGTGTGGGCCGAGTCGGTCAGCCAGTCCGTGGAAGCCGTAGCCGCGTTGTCCGCTCGCTACGGGGTGCCGGTGCTGTCGGTGCATGCCCCCTGTCTGCTGATCTCGCAGCGGGTGTGGGGCGCCAACCCGATCCCGAAGTTGGAACGCAGCGTGCGCGCCGCCGAACAGCTGGGTGCGCAGACCGTCGTCGTGCATCCGCCGTTTCGCTGGCAGCGCCGCTACGCCGAGGGATTCACCGAGCAGGTGGCCCAGCTGGAGGCCGACAGCGAGGTCATGGTGGCGGTGGAGAACATGTTCCCGTTCCGGGCTGATCGGTTCTTCGGCGCGGGCGGCACGTCCATCGAGCGGATGCGCAAGCGCGGCGGTGGGCCCGGACCCGGGATTTCCGCGTTCGCCCCGTCCTACGACCCGCTGGACGGCAACCATGCGCATTACACGCTCGATCTGAGCCACACCGCGACCGCGGGCACCGACGCCTTGGACATGGCCCGGCGCATGGGCGACGGTCTGGTGCACCTGCACCTGTGCGACGGCAAGGGCGCGTCCACCGACGAGCATCTGGTGCCGGGCCGCGGCACCCAGCCCACCGCCGAGGTGTGCCAGATGCTCGCGGCGAGCGATTTCTCCGGCCACGTGGTCCTGGAGGTCACCACCTCGGCGGCCAAGTCCGCCGCCGAGCGCGAGGCGCTGCTCACCGAGTCGCTGCAATTCGCCCGCAAGCACCTGTTGCGCTGA
- a CDS encoding cell division/environmental response transcriptional regulator: protein MTSMNGPSARDAGDGQPRAQFLTVAEVASLMRVSKMTVYRLVHNGELPAVRVGRSFRVHAKAVHDLLESSYFDAG, encoded by the coding sequence ATGACGTCTATGAACGGGCCATCGGCGCGGGATGCTGGCGACGGTCAGCCTCGAGCTCAATTTCTGACGGTCGCCGAAGTGGCGAGCCTGATGAGGGTCTCGAAGATGACGGTGTACCGATTGGTGCACAACGGTGAACTGCCTGCGGTACGAGTGGGCCGATCGTTCCGGGTCCACGCCAAGGCAGTCCACGATCTGTTGGAGTCTTCGTACTTCGACGCCGGCTAG
- a CDS encoding FUSC family protein: MTGPENNPSGTRPISVAELLAKNGTIGAPPVGGRRRRRRGNSDAVTVAELTGEIPIITDDIEFEPSDASVPAPDPLVDTAVVAPILDEPRADEPRAPREQPQAREPREREPRDEPRGRSGSRNGGARPPRVKPPVRPAEPDEVRTAAEDDYDAHLAARDADPEPVEFRPRPRRAPYKAPARDYRPSGTGAERMSPDPLYDLDEDAAAEPADELVEADAHDVRDVDADGAAFDEYDEEFGDTSYASLFGGESDVDDRPRRSRGRGGVDDLDLDLEHDDDLAEGTREADAFDEHDEFDDEAEPSSPLVRALWIVGQCVVAVAFGAGLFIAFDQLWKWNTIVALVLGVLVILGLAGGVRVVRKTEDIGSTLTAVAVGALVTFGPLALLQAS; the protein is encoded by the coding sequence ATGACAGGACCAGAGAACAACCCATCCGGCACCCGACCGATCTCGGTAGCGGAGTTGCTGGCGAAGAACGGGACGATCGGTGCGCCGCCGGTCGGCGGACGCCGTCGGCGCCGTCGCGGCAACAGCGACGCGGTGACCGTCGCCGAACTCACCGGCGAAATCCCGATCATCACCGACGACATCGAGTTCGAACCGAGCGATGCGTCGGTGCCCGCCCCTGATCCACTGGTCGACACCGCCGTCGTGGCACCGATCCTGGATGAGCCCCGTGCGGATGAGCCCCGTGCGCCGCGTGAGCAACCACAGGCCCGCGAACCTCGTGAACGCGAACCCCGTGATGAGCCGAGGGGCCGCAGCGGGAGCCGCAACGGCGGCGCCCGGCCGCCCCGGGTCAAGCCGCCGGTCCGGCCGGCCGAACCCGATGAGGTGCGCACCGCGGCCGAGGACGACTACGACGCGCACCTGGCCGCGCGCGACGCCGATCCGGAACCCGTCGAGTTTCGGCCGCGGCCGCGCCGCGCGCCGTACAAGGCCCCGGCGCGTGACTACCGGCCGTCGGGCACCGGCGCGGAGCGCATGAGCCCTGATCCGCTCTACGACCTCGACGAGGACGCCGCGGCCGAGCCTGCCGACGAACTGGTCGAGGCCGACGCTCACGACGTCCGCGACGTGGATGCCGACGGCGCCGCGTTCGACGAGTACGACGAGGAGTTCGGCGACACCTCCTACGCGTCGCTGTTCGGCGGCGAGTCCGATGTCGACGACCGGCCCCGCCGTTCGCGCGGCCGCGGCGGGGTCGACGACCTCGACCTCGACCTCGAGCACGACGACGACCTGGCCGAGGGCACCCGCGAAGCCGACGCCTTCGACGAGCACGACGAATTCGACGACGAAGCCGAGCCCAGCTCCCCGCTGGTGCGCGCGCTGTGGATCGTCGGTCAGTGCGTGGTCGCGGTGGCCTTCGGCGCCGGTCTGTTCATCGCCTTCGATCAGCTGTGGAAGTGGAACACCATCGTCGCGCTCGTGCTGGGCGTGCTGGTGATCCTCGGCCTCGCCGGTGGTGTGCGGGTGGTTCGCAAGACCGAGGACATCGGCAGCACGCTCACGGCGGTGGCGGTGGGAGCGCTGGTCACCTTCGGACCGTTGGCGCTGCTGCAGGCGAGTTAG
- the proC gene encoding pyrroline-5-carboxylate reductase gives MSRIAIIGGGSMGEALLSGLLRAGRQVKDMVVAEKFGDRAKFLSEKYSVQVTSVAAAAESATYVVIAVKPADVEKVIDEIADAAVRADSDTAEQVFVSIAAGVATSYYENKLPAGSPVIRVMPNSPIVVGGGVSALAPGRFATADQLKEVSSIFDAVGGVITVAESQLDAVTAVSGSGPAYFFLMVEALVDAAVESGLSRAVATDLAVQTMAGSAAMLLERLDEVNAAGGAALDTTPAQLRAMVTSPAGTTAAGLRELERGGLRAAVSNAVQAAKTRSEQLGITSE, from the coding sequence ATGTCGAGAATCGCGATAATCGGCGGCGGAAGCATGGGCGAGGCGCTGCTGTCGGGGCTGTTACGGGCTGGCAGGCAAGTCAAGGACATGGTGGTCGCGGAGAAGTTCGGTGACCGGGCCAAGTTCCTTTCGGAGAAGTACTCGGTGCAGGTGACCTCGGTCGCGGCTGCCGCCGAAAGCGCCACCTACGTGGTCATCGCGGTGAAACCGGCCGACGTCGAGAAGGTGATCGACGAGATCGCCGATGCGGCGGTACGGGCCGACAGCGACACTGCCGAGCAGGTGTTCGTCTCCATCGCGGCGGGTGTGGCCACGTCGTACTACGAGAACAAGCTTCCGGCGGGATCGCCGGTGATCAGGGTGATGCCCAACTCACCGATCGTGGTCGGCGGCGGGGTCAGTGCCTTGGCCCCGGGCCGGTTCGCCACCGCGGACCAGCTCAAGGAGGTCTCGTCGATCTTCGACGCGGTCGGCGGTGTGATCACCGTGGCCGAGTCGCAGCTGGACGCGGTGACCGCGGTTTCCGGCTCAGGCCCGGCGTATTTCTTCCTGATGGTCGAGGCGCTGGTCGATGCGGCCGTGGAATCGGGCCTGTCGCGTGCGGTGGCGACCGATCTGGCGGTGCAGACGATGGCCGGCTCGGCGGCGATGCTGCTGGAACGCCTCGACGAGGTGAACGCGGCCGGAGGCGCCGCGCTGGACACCACGCCGGCCCAATTGCGGGCGATGGTGACCTCGCCGGCCGGGACCACCGCCGCTGGGCTGCGGGAACTTGAGCGTGGGGGACTGCGGGCCGCGGTCTCCAACGCCGTTCAGGCCGCAAAAACGCGCTCTGAGCAGCTCGGAATTACATCTGAGTAA
- a CDS encoding 30S ribosomal protein bS22, with amino-acid sequence MGSVIKKRRKRMSKKKHRKLLRRTRVQRRKLGK; translated from the coding sequence ATGGGCTCAGTCATCAAGAAGCGGCGTAAGCGTATGTCGAAGAAGAAGCACCGCAAGCTGCTTCGCCGTACCCGGGTGCAGCGCAGAAAACTTGGCAAGTAG
- a CDS encoding lysophospholipid acyltransferase family protein — protein sequence MAAESKAKVIPLHGNSSRSSAARRAAARSDSARRHPSVLADPGSRASAEQIAAVVREIDQRRSGASGQSAADTGPSELVKGIAAVSEFIRTRMTGAYQVDEFGFDPHITNAIFLPLLRTFFRSWFRVEVSGIENLPADGAALVVANHAGVLPFDGLMTQVAVHDHHPGNRDLRLLAADLVFDLPMVGQAARKAGHTMACTTDAHRLLANGELTAVFPEGFKGLGKNFKDRYKLQRFGRGGFVSAALRAQAPIVPCSIVGSEEIYPMMADVKLLARLLGLPYFPVTPLFPLAGPLGLVPLPSKWHIQFGEPIETADYDESAADDPMVTFELTDQVRETIQHTLYQLLAGRRNMFFG from the coding sequence GTGGCGGCTGAATCCAAGGCGAAAGTTATTCCGCTACATGGGAACTCGAGCCGTTCCTCTGCTGCGCGCCGGGCTGCGGCCCGGTCGGACAGCGCCCGCAGGCATCCGTCTGTTCTGGCCGACCCGGGAAGCCGGGCTTCTGCCGAGCAGATCGCCGCGGTGGTCCGGGAGATCGATCAGCGGCGTAGCGGTGCCTCGGGTCAGTCGGCGGCCGACACGGGCCCCAGCGAACTCGTCAAAGGCATTGCGGCGGTCTCGGAATTCATCCGCACCCGCATGACCGGTGCGTACCAGGTGGACGAGTTCGGGTTCGACCCGCACATCACCAACGCAATCTTCTTGCCTTTGCTGCGAACATTTTTCCGGTCCTGGTTCCGGGTCGAGGTGTCCGGCATCGAGAACCTGCCCGCCGACGGCGCGGCGCTCGTGGTGGCCAACCACGCCGGGGTGCTGCCCTTCGACGGGCTGATGACTCAGGTGGCCGTGCACGATCACCACCCCGGGAACCGGGACCTGCGTCTGCTGGCCGCGGATCTGGTGTTCGATCTGCCGATGGTCGGGCAGGCCGCGCGCAAGGCCGGGCACACCATGGCCTGCACCACCGACGCGCACCGGCTGCTCGCCAACGGTGAGCTCACGGCTGTGTTCCCCGAGGGGTTCAAGGGGCTGGGCAAGAACTTCAAAGACCGCTACAAGCTGCAGCGGTTCGGCCGTGGCGGTTTCGTTTCCGCAGCTCTGCGCGCACAGGCGCCCATCGTGCCGTGCTCGATCGTCGGGTCGGAGGAGATCTACCCGATGATGGCCGACGTCAAGCTGCTGGCCCGGTTGCTCGGGCTGCCGTACTTCCCGGTGACCCCGCTGTTCCCGTTGGCCGGCCCGCTCGGGCTGGTGCCGCTGCCGTCCAAGTGGCACATCCAGTTCGGCGAGCCGATCGAGACGGCCGATTACGACGAGAGCGCCGCCGACGATCCGATGGTCACGTTCGAGCTCACCGACCAGGTCCGCGAGACCATCCAGCACACGCTCTATCAGCTGCTGGCGGGCCGCCGAAACATGTTCTTCGGCTGA
- a CDS encoding HAD family hydrolase — MPESGSADALEQELAAEASAELAVTELESDTDPVGTPAPPPDLTAAAFFDVDNTLVHGSSLVHFARGLAARKYFTYRDILGIVYAQAKFQFTGKENSDDVAEGKQKALSFIEGRSTAELVELGEEIYDEIIADKIWPGTRALAQMHLDAGQQVWLVTATPYELAATIARRLGLTGALGTVAESVDGVFTGRLVGDILHGTGKAHAVRSLAIREGLNLRRCTAYSDSFNDVPMLSLVGTAVAINPDAALRDVARERGWEIRDFRTARKAARIGVPSALALGALGGALAAAASRRHDIR; from the coding sequence GTGCCCGAATCCGGTAGTGCCGATGCGCTCGAACAGGAGCTTGCCGCCGAGGCCAGCGCCGAACTCGCTGTCACCGAGCTCGAGTCCGACACCGACCCTGTCGGGACGCCGGCGCCGCCGCCGGATCTGACCGCCGCGGCGTTCTTCGACGTCGACAACACCCTGGTCCACGGATCCTCGCTGGTGCACTTCGCCCGCGGTCTGGCCGCGCGCAAGTACTTCACCTACCGCGACATCCTTGGCATCGTCTACGCCCAGGCCAAGTTCCAGTTCACCGGCAAGGAGAACAGCGACGACGTCGCCGAGGGCAAGCAGAAGGCCCTGTCCTTCATCGAGGGCCGCTCCACCGCCGAGCTGGTCGAACTGGGCGAGGAGATCTACGACGAGATCATCGCCGACAAGATCTGGCCGGGTACCCGGGCGCTGGCCCAGATGCACCTGGACGCCGGTCAGCAGGTGTGGCTGGTCACAGCGACCCCCTACGAGCTGGCCGCCACGATCGCCCGGCGCCTGGGCCTGACGGGCGCGCTGGGCACCGTCGCCGAGTCCGTCGACGGGGTGTTCACCGGCCGCCTGGTCGGCGACATCCTGCACGGCACCGGGAAAGCCCACGCGGTGCGGTCGCTGGCCATCCGGGAAGGCCTCAACCTGCGTCGGTGCACCGCCTACTCGGACAGCTTCAACGACGTGCCGATGCTGTCGCTGGTCGGGACCGCGGTGGCGATCAACCCCGACGCCGCGCTGCGCGACGTGGCCAGGGAGCGGGGCTGGGAGATCCGCGATTTCCGCACCGCCCGCAAGGCCGCCCGCATCGGTGTTCCGTCGGCCCTGGCGCTCGGCGCGCTGGGCGGCGCACTGGCCGCGGCCGCCTCCCGTCGCCACGACATTCGCTGA
- a CDS encoding thioesterase family protein, with product MTGSTLFTDAMALTPAGDGVYHGELNEHWTIGPKVHGGAMLALCANAARTELGTSAQPLAVSGNFLWAPDPGPMQVVTTVRKRGRRIGLVDVELRQGDRTAVTVSVTLGEPEHHVPPLLSFNPVVPLMTPEPPPGLEPIGPGHPMEHVVHLAHGCDIRPALHTMGPRTDGGPPVFEYWVRPKEVAPDVLFALLCGDVSAPVTFAVERTGWAPTVQLTAYLRALPADGWLRVMCTSVQIGQDWFDEDHIVVDCEGRIIVQTRQLAMVPAKA from the coding sequence ATGACTGGCTCGACCCTGTTCACCGATGCCATGGCGCTGACGCCGGCCGGCGACGGCGTCTATCACGGTGAGCTCAACGAGCACTGGACGATCGGGCCCAAGGTGCACGGCGGCGCGATGCTCGCGCTGTGTGCCAATGCCGCGCGCACCGAGCTGGGCACGTCGGCGCAACCGCTCGCGGTGTCCGGGAACTTCCTGTGGGCACCGGATCCCGGTCCGATGCAGGTGGTCACCACGGTGCGCAAGCGGGGCCGCCGGATCGGCCTGGTGGATGTGGAGCTGCGGCAGGGAGACCGGACCGCGGTGACGGTGTCGGTGACCCTCGGTGAACCCGAGCATCACGTGCCGCCGCTGTTGTCGTTCAACCCGGTGGTGCCGTTGATGACGCCGGAACCGCCGCCGGGGCTGGAGCCGATCGGGCCCGGGCATCCCATGGAGCACGTCGTGCACCTGGCGCACGGCTGCGACATCCGGCCGGCGTTGCACACGATGGGCCCGCGTACGGATGGCGGTCCACCGGTGTTCGAGTACTGGGTGCGTCCGAAGGAGGTCGCTCCCGACGTGCTGTTCGCGCTCCTGTGCGGCGATGTGTCGGCTCCGGTCACCTTTGCCGTGGAACGCACCGGTTGGGCGCCCACGGTCCAGCTGACGGCCTATCTGCGGGCCCTGCCGGCCGACGGGTGGCTGCGGGTGATGTGCACGTCGGTTCAGATCGGCCAGGACTGGTTCGACGAGGACCATATCGTGGTCGACTGCGAGGGCCGGATCATCGTGCAGACGCGCCAGTTGGCGATGGTGCCCGCGAAGGCCTGA
- a CDS encoding glutaredoxin family protein, with translation MEREQAGGGSRAGGGNTVTLLTRAGCSMCERAARQLAVLREELDFELVTTDVDEAVAAGDASLRARYGDLLPMILLNGVEHSYWDVDEQQLRADLTAR, from the coding sequence GTGGAGCGCGAGCAGGCAGGTGGCGGCAGCCGGGCCGGCGGGGGGAACACTGTGACGTTGCTGACCAGGGCGGGGTGCAGCATGTGCGAGCGGGCGGCCCGGCAGTTGGCCGTGTTGCGCGAGGAGCTGGACTTCGAGCTGGTGACGACGGACGTGGATGAGGCTGTCGCGGCCGGTGACGCCTCCCTGCGGGCCCGGTACGGCGACCTGTTGCCGATGATTTTGCTGAACGGGGTCGAACACAGCTACTGGGACGTCGACGAGCAGCAGCTTCGGGCGGACCTCACCGCCAGGTGA
- a CDS encoding glutamyl-tRNA reductase, with translation MSVLLFGVSHRSAPVSVLEQLSTDESDQAKIIDEVLRSSLVTEAMVLSTCNRVEIYAVVEAFHGGLSIIGQVLSEHSGMSLNDLTKYAYVRYAEAAVEHLFAVTSGLDSAVIGEAQVLGQVRRAYASAEEHQTVGRTLHELAQRALNVGKRVHSETGIDAAGASVVSVALGMAETKLNGGIAGRTAAVIGAGSMGALAGAHLVRAGIERVHVVNRSLPRAERLAENLTEQGVQAQAFSLDHLEEALVDADVVVSSTGAVRPVVSLADVHHALAQRNAAAGGDRQLVICDLGMPRDVDPAVAGLPGVWVVDMDRIQREPSARAAATDADAARTIVATEVANYLAGQRMAEVTPTVTALRQRAADVVEAELLRLDNRLPGLDATHRDEVAKTVRRVVDKLLHAPTVRVKQLASAPGGDSYAEALRELFELDPQAVEAVAASELPFMTTDLDKSE, from the coding sequence GTGAGTGTGCTGCTATTCGGGGTTTCGCACCGCAGCGCGCCGGTGTCTGTTCTCGAGCAGTTGAGCACTGACGAGTCCGATCAGGCCAAGATCATCGACGAGGTGCTCAGGTCCTCGTTGGTCACCGAGGCCATGGTCCTGTCGACCTGCAACCGGGTCGAGATATACGCCGTGGTGGAGGCCTTCCACGGCGGCCTGTCGATCATCGGGCAGGTGCTCTCCGAGCATTCCGGCATGTCGCTCAACGACCTCACCAAATACGCCTACGTCCGTTACGCAGAGGCCGCCGTCGAGCACCTGTTCGCGGTGACCAGCGGTCTGGATTCGGCCGTCATCGGCGAAGCCCAGGTGCTGGGGCAGGTGCGTCGCGCCTACGCGTCGGCCGAGGAACACCAGACCGTCGGGCGCACCCTGCACGAGCTGGCCCAGCGGGCCCTCAACGTCGGCAAGCGGGTGCATTCCGAGACGGGGATCGACGCCGCGGGCGCATCCGTCGTCTCGGTCGCCCTCGGCATGGCCGAGACCAAGCTCAACGGCGGGATCGCCGGGCGCACCGCGGCGGTGATCGGCGCGGGCTCCATGGGCGCGCTGGCCGGCGCGCATCTGGTGCGGGCCGGAATCGAGCGGGTCCACGTGGTGAACCGCTCCCTGCCGCGGGCCGAGCGCCTCGCCGAGAACCTCACCGAGCAGGGCGTTCAAGCGCAGGCCTTCTCCCTGGATCATCTGGAAGAGGCTCTGGTCGACGCCGACGTCGTGGTCAGCAGCACGGGCGCGGTGCGCCCGGTGGTGTCCCTGGCCGACGTGCACCATGCCCTGGCGCAGCGCAACGCGGCCGCCGGTGGCGATCGGCAGCTGGTGATCTGCGACCTCGGTATGCCGCGCGACGTGGATCCGGCGGTGGCGGGGCTGCCCGGGGTCTGGGTCGTCGACATGGATCGCATCCAGCGCGAGCCGTCGGCGCGGGCCGCGGCCACCGACGCCGATGCGGCCCGCACGATCGTCGCCACCGAGGTTGCCAACTACCTGGCCGGCCAGCGGATGGCCGAGGTCACCCCGACCGTCACCGCGTTGCGGCAGCGCGCCGCCGACGTGGTCGAGGCCGAGCTGTTGCGTCTGGACAACCGGCTGCCCGGGCTGGACGCGACGCACCGCGACGAGGTGGCCAAAACGGTCCGCCGCGTCGTCGACAAGCTTTTGCACGCACCCACGGTGCGGGTGAAACAACTCGCCAGCGCGCCTGGCGGGGACAGCTACGCAGAGGCCCTGCGTGAGCTGTTCGAACTCGATCCGCAAGCCGTCGAAGCTGTGGCGGCCAGCGAATTGCCCTTCATGACAACAGATCTCGATAAGTCTGAGTAG
- a CDS encoding FAS1-like dehydratase domain-containing protein yields MSIAANIIGTHYRYPDYFEVGREKVREFARAVKDEHPALYDAEAAKEYGHDAVVAPVTFLAVAGRRVQLELFDKFDIPINLERVLHRDQKLIFHRPILVGDKLWFDSYLDSVIESHGTVIAEVRAEVTDDDGNPVATSIVTMLGEAAIDEADEISSQIAAARDAAIAKMVAGQKSGA; encoded by the coding sequence ATGAGCATCGCCGCAAACATCATCGGAACCCACTACCGGTACCCCGACTACTTCGAGGTCGGTCGGGAGAAGGTCCGCGAGTTCGCCCGCGCGGTCAAGGACGAGCACCCGGCGCTCTATGACGCCGAGGCCGCCAAGGAGTACGGCCACGACGCGGTGGTGGCGCCGGTGACCTTCCTGGCCGTGGCCGGCCGACGGGTCCAGCTGGAGCTGTTCGACAAGTTCGACATTCCGATCAACCTGGAGCGCGTGCTGCACCGCGACCAGAAGCTGATCTTCCACCGCCCGATCCTGGTCGGCGACAAGCTGTGGTTCGACTCGTACCTGGACTCGGTCATCGAGTCCCACGGCACCGTGATCGCCGAGGTCCGCGCCGAGGTCACCGATGACGACGGCAACCCGGTTGCCACGAGCATCGTCACCATGCTGGGTGAGGCCGCCATCGACGAGGCCGACGAGATCAGTTCACAGATCGCCGCCGCGCGCGACGCCGCGATCGCCAAGATGGTTGCTGGGCAAAAGTCCGGCGCCTGA